The following are encoded together in the Halopiger aswanensis genome:
- a CDS encoding substrate-binding domain-containing protein: MSERHSQGDRTDASVSRRTFVKAAGAGGASVSLAGCVYGGESSSDGAVVWGFDPNAAEAVGDDIVSLVQESGADGVDIELQPGDEDTGARRETYTNLLEAGETQPDLFLMDSGWVNVFIQRGHIANLSEELDESELSTVEDEYFERFTATTRDPGNGDLYGIPMFPDYPTMQYRKDYAREAGYGESDFEEWATEPMTWAEWAEVTQEIVEASDAEYGLATQWDQYEGTACCTWNEVMSSFGGAYFGGRDNVLGPVGDRPVTVDEPEFIEGLRMMRTFVADEADDHTLEDEYPLSLATSDITSWTEEDARTAILNGDAAMQRNWPYAINLNVADADDPLPVEDYGAMPIPYGVPEEEAAQPGTGGTTAALGGWHLVLNPNSERKEEALEVIRATMTDEFNLGMFDLWGWVPPKPALFDADEVQQADPMGNYMDTLRVAGENAMPRPVTPVWTNQSSLIAEEVNLAVAGDKAPDQAAADLQSGLEDIEEQG, from the coding sequence ATGAGTGAAAGACACTCACAGGGAGATCGAACCGATGCGAGCGTGTCGCGGCGGACGTTCGTGAAGGCGGCCGGGGCCGGCGGCGCCAGCGTCAGCCTCGCCGGCTGTGTCTACGGTGGCGAGAGCTCGAGCGACGGGGCCGTCGTCTGGGGCTTCGACCCGAACGCCGCGGAAGCGGTGGGCGACGACATCGTCTCGCTCGTACAGGAGAGCGGCGCCGACGGGGTGGACATCGAACTGCAGCCCGGCGACGAGGATACGGGCGCCCGCCGGGAGACGTACACGAACCTGCTCGAGGCCGGCGAGACCCAACCCGACCTGTTCCTGATGGACAGCGGCTGGGTGAACGTCTTCATCCAGCGCGGTCACATCGCGAACTTGAGCGAGGAACTCGACGAGAGCGAACTCTCGACGGTCGAAGACGAGTACTTCGAGCGGTTCACCGCGACGACCCGCGACCCGGGGAACGGCGACCTGTACGGCATCCCGATGTTCCCGGACTACCCGACGATGCAGTACCGGAAGGACTACGCGCGGGAGGCCGGCTACGGCGAGAGCGACTTCGAGGAGTGGGCGACCGAACCGATGACCTGGGCGGAGTGGGCCGAGGTCACCCAGGAGATCGTCGAGGCCTCCGACGCCGAGTACGGCCTCGCGACGCAGTGGGACCAGTACGAGGGGACGGCCTGCTGTACGTGGAACGAGGTCATGTCCTCGTTCGGCGGCGCCTACTTCGGCGGCCGCGACAACGTTCTGGGTCCAGTCGGCGATCGGCCGGTGACGGTCGACGAACCGGAGTTCATCGAGGGACTGCGGATGATGCGCACCTTCGTCGCCGACGAGGCGGACGACCACACCCTCGAGGACGAGTATCCGCTCAGCCTCGCCACGTCGGACATCACCTCGTGGACGGAAGAAGACGCCCGTACGGCCATCCTCAACGGCGACGCGGCCATGCAGCGCAACTGGCCGTACGCGATCAACCTGAACGTCGCGGACGCCGACGACCCGCTTCCGGTCGAGGACTACGGTGCGATGCCGATCCCCTACGGCGTGCCCGAGGAAGAAGCCGCCCAACCCGGTACCGGCGGCACGACCGCGGCGCTCGGCGGCTGGCACCTCGTGCTCAACCCCAACTCCGAACGCAAGGAAGAGGCCCTCGAGGTCATCCGCGCGACGATGACCGACGAGTTCAACCTCGGCATGTTCGATCTCTGGGGCTGGGTCCCGCCGAAGCCGGCGCTGTTCGACGCCGATGAGGTCCAGCAGGCCGACCCGATGGGTAACTACATGGACACCCTCCGCGTCGCCGGCGAGAACGCGATGCCGCGCCCGGTGACGCCGGTCTGGACGAACCAGTCGAGTCTCATCGCCGAGGAGGTCAACCTCGCGGTCGCCGGGGACAAGGCGCCCGATCAGGCGGCGGCCGACCTCCAGAGCGGTCTCGAAGACATCGAAGAACAGGGCTGA
- a CDS encoding carbohydrate ABC transporter permease gives MSTEDQTSGPVRESRRSGPAVAITRWIENLGETAFAYLLLSPIIVLLSVVALYPLLRTFELSLYQNVLTDPEFVGFGNYVELLTGEANSRFPGSTTFLPSVSVDGTFPFVHFGGLLRSALAVTIIFTAVSVFFETLIGFGQALVLDQDFRGRRWVRTAIIIPWAIPIVIQGMMFFLMFHPTAGFLTDPLADWGIVQANNTLNDPASSLLIISVADIWKTSAFMALLILAGLQSIDRSLYDVAKVAGASKWQQFKLITFPLVLPTLGIAVLFRTIAAMRIYGLIDSVSNCSTVPSLSCMVVSTFNTNRGLASAVAFVTAGVIGIAVMGVIYQQYKEGF, from the coding sequence ATGAGTACCGAAGACCAGACGTCCGGTCCCGTCCGGGAGTCGAGACGATCGGGGCCGGCCGTCGCGATCACGCGCTGGATCGAGAACCTCGGCGAGACGGCGTTCGCCTACCTGCTGCTGTCGCCGATCATCGTCCTGTTGAGCGTGGTCGCGCTGTATCCGCTCTTGCGGACGTTCGAGCTGTCGCTGTACCAGAACGTGCTGACGGATCCGGAGTTCGTCGGCTTCGGGAACTACGTCGAACTGCTGACCGGCGAAGCCAACTCGCGGTTCCCCGGCTCGACGACGTTCCTGCCCAGCGTCAGCGTCGACGGCACGTTCCCGTTCGTGCACTTCGGCGGGCTGCTCCGGAGCGCGCTCGCGGTGACGATTATCTTCACCGCCGTGAGCGTCTTCTTCGAGACGCTGATCGGCTTCGGCCAGGCGCTGGTCCTCGACCAGGACTTCCGCGGCCGACGGTGGGTCCGCACCGCGATCATCATCCCGTGGGCGATCCCGATCGTCATCCAGGGGATGATGTTCTTCCTGATGTTCCATCCCACGGCCGGGTTCCTGACGGACCCGCTCGCGGACTGGGGGATCGTCCAGGCGAACAACACGCTGAACGATCCGGCCAGCTCCCTGTTGATCATCTCGGTCGCGGACATCTGGAAGACGTCGGCGTTCATGGCGCTGCTCATCCTGGCCGGCCTCCAGAGCATCGACCGGAGCCTCTACGACGTCGCGAAGGTCGCCGGGGCGAGCAAGTGGCAGCAGTTCAAACTGATCACGTTCCCGCTCGTCCTGCCGACGCTCGGCATCGCCGTCCTGTTCCGTACCATCGCCGCGATGCGGATCTACGGCCTCATCGACTCGGTCTCGAACTGTTCGACCGTCCCGTCGCTGTCGTGCATGGTCGTCTCGACGTTCAACACCAATCGCGGCCTCGCGTCCGCGGTCGCGTTCGTGACGGCCGGCGTCATCGGTATCGCCGTGATGGGCGTGATCTACCAGCAGTACAAGGAGGGATTCTGA